DNA sequence from the Paenibacillus physcomitrellae genome:
GGGCACAAGCCCGCCGCTGAAAAACATGGTGAAGGTGATGAGCATCATAAACAGCTTGTTCCACATCACGTTTTTCCGCGACAGCACGTAGGCGCCAAGCGCGGTCATCAGCAGGTTCAAGGCAACGCCCACCACCACGATAAACAAGGTGTTCCGATAACCCGTATAAATGCCGGGATTGGAGAAAACAAGCCTGTAGGCCTCCAGATTGAAGCCGAGCGGCTTCCACAGCAAACCTTTATGGGCAATAATTTCGTTCGGATTGCTGAACGAGGCGAATACGACATGAAGCAGCGGGTATACCGTAGCTATGATCAGCAGAAACAATACAAAATAAATGAGGTTCAGGGAAATCCTTTCGTACCTCGTCGTTTTCAATGCGGCACCTCCTGTAAAGCCGGGGCTGTTCTAAGAATCGCGCTAACCCTAATGCGGATTACCATAAGCTGTTGCTGGTTATTCTTCTGCTGAGCCAGTTGGCCAGGACGAGCAGAATCAGATTGATAATGGAGTTGAACATGCCGACCGCGGTGCTGTAACTCCAGCTGAATTCCAGCAGACCCTTGCGGTAAACGAAAGAGGAGATCACATCGGCCGTCTCGTACACCACCGGGTTATAAAGCAAAATGATTTTCTCGAACCCTACGTTCAGCAAATTCCCCATGCGCAAAATAAACAAAATCACGATTGTCGGCAGGATGCCCGGCAGGGTAATATGCCACATTTGCTTAAGTCGGCCGGCTCCGTCCATGCGGGCAGCTTCGTATTGCTCTTGATCGATGGCCATTAGCGCAGCCAGGTAAATGATCGATTCCCAGCCGGCTTTCTGCCAGATTTCGGACAGGATATAGATCGGGCGGAAGAGACCGGCGTGCTGCAGCATAGCGGTTCCGTCCCCGCCGAAATAAGCGTAGATGGTGTTGATGACGCCGCCGCTGTCCGTGAAATCCCGAATCAAACCGGCGATGACGATCATCGAAATAAAATAAGGCATGTAAGTGGCCGATTGAACGACCTTGCGGTAGGTCTTGTTCCGGACCTCGTTGATGAGCAGCGCCAGCAGGATCGGGGCCGGAAATTCGAACAGCAGCGAATAGACGCTGATGATCAACGTATTTTTCAAGACGCGCAAGAAATAATAGCTTTCGAAAAAGGTCGTGAAATGATGGAGCCCTACCCAGGGGCTGTCCATGATGCCTTTAAGCGGCGAATACTCCTTGAAGGCGATCAGCACGCCGTACATCGGCGCGTAATTGAAGACGGCGTAAAAGGCGATCACCGGAAGCATCATCAGATACAGGTATTTGTTCGTCACAAAATCCCTGATCAATTTCGCGCGGAATGCGGTTTTGTTCATGTCTGTTCTCTCTCCTTAAGCGGGAGAGGGGCAAAAACGGCGGATTTGCCTCGCCGCCTTCGCCTTTCCCGCGTCTCCCCAAACAGGCGTTTTAACGGTTGTTGTAGCGGTCTAGGGCCGCCTGCTGAATTTCCGTCGCCCGGTCGATGCCGAGCGTCTTGAGTTTGCTCATGTAGCTGTCGAACGCATCCAGCGGTTCGTTGCCCATGATGATTTTGAGCGTCATTTCATCGACCAGCGTGTTGACGTCGTTCATAATCTGCGCAAGCTCCGACGCCTCCTCCGGCGTTGGCGTAATCTGCGGCAGCTTGTATTTGTCCACGTCCGTATGGGCCCAGGTTTCGATTGCCGATCTTTGCTCAGGCAGGGCCAGATATTGGGTAATGTAGCGTTTATCCTGAACGAACGGGCCTCCGTAGTTGGCGCGGATATACAGCGACATCGCCTGCGAAGGGGACAGCTTATCCGGATTGTTCATCAGCAAATCGGTATAGACCGGTTCGCCGTCTTTCATTTCGTAGCTGACGCCTTCCTGACCGAAGTTGAAATACATATGTCCTTCTTCACTGTAGCCCCAGTCCAGCAGGCGGGCTGCAAGCTCCACGTTTTGTGCTTTTGAGGTAATGGCTACGTTGGTACCCGTCGTATATACGGGGTCTTTCTGTCCGAGCATCGGAACGTCTCCCGGGTGCAGCACCGGATAAGGCGCGGCCACCAGCTTCGCGTTCGGGTCTTTCTCCTCAAGCAGAGGCAGCCATTTGCCGATGCCGCTGCCCGAATTATGGACGGTTGCTCCGGTGGTTCCGTTTGTTATGTTAGTGTCCAGCGCTTTGCCGTCGACGTTGGCGATGCTTTTATCGAGCAGGCCTTCGGCGTACCACTGGCGGAACGTGCTTAAAAATTCCTTGTAACCCGGCTGCATAGGGCCGAATTTGACCGTGCCGTTATCCTGGAACCAGGTGTGGCTGGCACCGAAGGCGCCGATAAACGCGCCGTTGTTCAAAAATTCCGATTGGAAAATATACGAGAGGGGAGCGGTCGCCCCTTTCTTGTCTTTAAAGGCTGTCAGCATGTTATGCCAGTCGTCGATTGTTTCCGGCACCTTGAGGCCAAGTTCGTCCAGCCAGTCCTGGCGGATAATCGGGCCTTGGTACACCTGAAGCAGCGGATCCCCGCGCAGGAAGGGGAAGGTATAGTAGCTTCCGCTGTCCGTTTTGAGCATTTTATCGATATCCGGATTTGCCTGAAGATATTTCTTCAAGTTAGGCGCGTATTTGTCGATGACATCATTCAAGCGCAGAATGTAGCCTTCGGCGATGGCTTTCTCCGGACCGCCGGGAAAGTTGAACCAGTCGTATTCGATCATGTCCGGCAGATCGCCGGAGGCCAGCATAATGTTGAGCGAATCTCTTGACTGTCCGGCCGGCGGGCTGACGAATTTAAGCGGAATGCCCGTCCGCTTCTGCCATTCCTGGAAGAAAGGCACTTCTTCCATGGTAGCTTTGACCGAGCCGTATTCGGCCCAGTAGGTTAAAGGTTTGCTCGCATCCGTTTGAAGCGGGTAAGAAACTTCCGAGGGTGCGGCGTTGTTTGGCCCGCTCCCGTTATTTGCGTCTTTTCCCGAATTCTGCGTATCCGCTTGGCTTCCGCTGCCGCCGCAGCCGGAGAGCAGCGTGAACAGCATCAGAAAGGCAAGGGCGAATGCTGCGTGTTTCCTTCTCTTTGTACCGGGCAAGCTCATATAGCTGTAACCTCCCTGTTTTTTGCGAATTTGAAGTGTGAGGCGCCTCACTACCGATTATGCGGCAGCCTGCCGGATCCGGGAATCGTCAACATCCCGAATCGCATCTTCGATTTCCTGAATTACATCATCAATACCGGAAACGGCATCATCAAAATCGGAAATTTCTATGGATAACACCGATTATTTCTGAAAAAAAAGAGGCTCCGTCAGAGCCTGCAAATCCATATGCGGCTTAGCCCGGCCTTATGGCCCGAACGCCGCTACAACGTTTTTTGGTATTGTCCGGGGGTAACCCCTTCATATTTTTTGAAAGTCCGGATAAAGGTATTGATATCATGGAATCCCGACTGCGAAGCAATGGATTTGATGCTCTGCGAGGAGTCCTGCAGCAGCCGTTTGGCATGGTCCATCCTGAACCGGTTGATCGTATCCAGCAGGCCTTCACCCGTTTGTTCCTTAAACAATTTGGACAGGTAAGTCGGGGTCATGCCGAAATGTTCGCCGATCAGGGATATATTTAAATTCGGCTGATCATAATGCTCCGCAATGAAAGCCAGAATTTCGGCGCTTCTTTCCTGGAGCACCAGGCTGCGGGAGGCTTGCAGCTGCTGTTTCTGCTTGGCGGCCGCATAGGCGCAAACCTCCCGGACAACGGACAACAGCGATTTCTCCATATCCTTGATCGATTCGCTGTTCATAACCTTCGTTACCCATTCGGTGCGGATGACTGCCGGATTCTCCTCCGTATCCCCGAGTTCGCCGGCCGTTTTGATCAGCGTGCTGACCAGATCGAACATCAGGCATTTGACGAGGTTCACGGAGATTTTGTTTGTCTCCATACATCCGGCTATAAGGCTTCGAATCATGGACTCGGCTTTATCGGCATCTCCTGCTTTGACGTGGTTCATCAGCTGCCGCTCGGCTTGCAGCGAATAAGGATAACCGCTGTCGGTATCGGCGGCTTCATCGGATCCCGGCCGGATGTCGTCATAAGCGATCACTTCCCGGCTGCCGCCGATCACGACCAGGTATTCCATGGCGTCAACCGCTTCCCGGTAAGCAACCGAGAGATCGTCCAACGAATGTTGAATGCCGCTGATGGACACCAGGGTATGAATGCGAAACTTATCTTTCAAAAATTGCCGCGCCCGCTCCGCCAGTCCCTCTGCTTCTTCCGGAAGCCGTTCCCGGTCACCCGGCGCGAAGTTCAGCAGGCAGGCAAGATGGTCGTCCATCTCGCTGACGAAACCCAGATGGCGTTCATTGGCAAGGTCCTCCACGATGTTGGTCACGATGAACTGCATCAGCTTGGGGTTGTCCGCAAGGCCGGATATTCCGTCCGGCTGGTCCGCAAACGGCTCGTAATCTACATAGAAGAGAAGCACGGCGAAATCGCCGGAATGAAAATGGACGTCAAACGCGGCGAGCGACTCATCGAGAGCCAGCGGCCCGTCCAGCTTCCCCTTCAGCATACGCGCCAGCATATTGGAGCGCAGCATGTAGGACTGCTGCCGCATCCTCAGCCGGATCTGTCCTTGTTCGCTCAGCGTATCCGATATGGCCCTTTGAATGTGAAGGAATTCATTTTCGTTGCCTTCGACCAGGCTGAATTTATACTCCGAGCCTTTGAGCAGTCGAAGTAACTTGCTGACGGGACTATAATGCCTTAGGAGGAAAAACAGGCTCAGCAAAATCCCGCCTGCTACGCTGACCCAAAGGCCGGCGTAAGTAATATTCCGCAGGGAGATCGTTTTCTGCCAAAATTGCGTCCGCGGGACCGCCGTTACATAGATCAGTTCCGAGTTGTTGGATTTGATATACATAAATTCGGAAGGCTGACCCTCATAATTTCCGTAATAAGAACCGGTTTCGCCTGTAAAATTCATGTCCAGCAGATCCAGCGGGCTGCCGTGTTGATCGGTGGAAAGAAGCACCTGCTTGTCCCGGTTCAGGACCATCACCTGGCCGTTGCTGAAGTCTTTGGCATTGACGATGCTTTCCATAAGTTTTCCCGTATCCAGCAGCACAACCGCCGCTCCCGGAGGACGGCTCCATTTATCCTTGGGGAAAGAGTGGATGTAAGCAAGCGCATTGCTGCCGGAATCCTTGCCTTGCAGTTTGACAAACCTGCCGTTATCGTTCTTCTGCAGGATCTCCAGCCATACCTCATACGAGATTTGTTCATTCTGATGGATGGATTCAAAGGCCAGCCTGCTGCTTCGATAAACGCCCGGTTCCAATACCAGATCCTGATCCCTCCAGTAGATGTAATAGGTTTTAATCGAAGGGTAGAGGGACTGGTAAATGGCTATTTCCTGAGCGGTTTGGTGCAGACTGTACAGGTCCGAATCGAGGCTGCCCGGTGTTTTGTACAGATTCGAATACATAAATCCCCGGATCCGCACGTTCCAGATCAGCTCGGTCGTCAGGCGGTCCGCGGTCTGGATCTGATTGTCGATGGTGCCCCGGACCTCTTTCAACAGCACATCGTTGGCGCGGTGGATTTCACTTTTCAAAATGCCTTGGGAGCGGGTATAAACCAAAAAACTGATGAGGACCGGAATCATTAAAATGACCAGGTAAGAGAACAGCCAGGATAAAATAATGCTTCTCCAATTCAATAGAAAACGCTTCCACAAGTCGGGACAACCCCCTTGCCCGGCGTGACCGCCCGGACTTTATTTCAATGCTTGCCACTCTGGATGGTAGAAGGAACCCGCCGTTAAGGCGGGCGAGGCGGTGCGGCTTTTATTTCCTTATCTCGAAAAACTGGCATTCCCGCCGCGGATGGTACGTAAGATCGCTGACGCTGGATTGGGTAATGATCGTCTCCGAAGTGAACCGGACAATAGACGTGGAAGAGTCGATCAGATGGTCACCGCGGAATACGCGGATACGCTGTTTTTGGTCCACGGCCTCCTGAAAGTCGGCATCGGTGAATAATTCTCTGGTAACAGGCATAAAGGGATAACTCCTTTGTCAAAAAATGGTCAATACTATTCAAAGGCGGTTTGCCAGGGTTAGTTGTCGGTAGGGGTGAGGTGAGCACGCAGCTTGTCCCTCATAACCCTCCGTCCCTTGCAGCCAAGCTTGTTCCTTTGCTTGTTCTTCATTGTAAAACATTTGTCCGGCTTCA
Encoded proteins:
- a CDS encoding ABC transporter permease, whose amino-acid sequence is MNKTAFRAKLIRDFVTNKYLYLMMLPVIAFYAVFNYAPMYGVLIAFKEYSPLKGIMDSPWVGLHHFTTFFESYYFLRVLKNTLIISVYSLLFEFPAPILLALLINEVRNKTYRKVVQSATYMPYFISMIVIAGLIRDFTDSGGVINTIYAYFGGDGTAMLQHAGLFRPIYILSEIWQKAGWESIIYLAALMAIDQEQYEAARMDGAGRLKQMWHITLPGILPTIVILFILRMGNLLNVGFEKIILLYNPVVYETADVISSFVYRKGLLEFSWSYSTAVGMFNSIINLILLVLANWLSRRITSNSLW
- a CDS encoding extracellular solute-binding protein, encoding MSLPGTKRRKHAAFALAFLMLFTLLSGCGGSGSQADTQNSGKDANNGSGPNNAAPSEVSYPLQTDASKPLTYWAEYGSVKATMEEVPFFQEWQKRTGIPLKFVSPPAGQSRDSLNIMLASGDLPDMIEYDWFNFPGGPEKAIAEGYILRLNDVIDKYAPNLKKYLQANPDIDKMLKTDSGSYYTFPFLRGDPLLQVYQGPIIRQDWLDELGLKVPETIDDWHNMLTAFKDKKGATAPLSYIFQSEFLNNGAFIGAFGASHTWFQDNGTVKFGPMQPGYKEFLSTFRQWYAEGLLDKSIANVDGKALDTNITNGTTGATVHNSGSGIGKWLPLLEEKDPNAKLVAAPYPVLHPGDVPMLGQKDPVYTTGTNVAITSKAQNVELAARLLDWGYSEEGHMYFNFGQEGVSYEMKDGEPVYTDLLMNNPDKLSPSQAMSLYIRANYGGPFVQDKRYITQYLALPEQRSAIETWAHTDVDKYKLPQITPTPEEASELAQIMNDVNTLVDEMTLKIIMGNEPLDAFDSYMSKLKTLGIDRATEIQQAALDRYNNR
- a CDS encoding helix-turn-helix domain-containing protein, with the translated sequence MWKRFLLNWRSIILSWLFSYLVILMIPVLISFLVYTRSQGILKSEIHRANDVLLKEVRGTIDNQIQTADRLTTELIWNVRIRGFMYSNLYKTPGSLDSDLYSLHQTAQEIAIYQSLYPSIKTYYIYWRDQDLVLEPGVYRSSRLAFESIHQNEQISYEVWLEILQKNDNGRFVKLQGKDSGSNALAYIHSFPKDKWSRPPGAAVVLLDTGKLMESIVNAKDFSNGQVMVLNRDKQVLLSTDQHGSPLDLLDMNFTGETGSYYGNYEGQPSEFMYIKSNNSELIYVTAVPRTQFWQKTISLRNITYAGLWVSVAGGILLSLFFLLRHYSPVSKLLRLLKGSEYKFSLVEGNENEFLHIQRAISDTLSEQGQIRLRMRQQSYMLRSNMLARMLKGKLDGPLALDESLAAFDVHFHSGDFAVLLFYVDYEPFADQPDGISGLADNPKLMQFIVTNIVEDLANERHLGFVSEMDDHLACLLNFAPGDRERLPEEAEGLAERARQFLKDKFRIHTLVSISGIQHSLDDLSVAYREAVDAMEYLVVIGGSREVIAYDDIRPGSDEAADTDSGYPYSLQAERQLMNHVKAGDADKAESMIRSLIAGCMETNKISVNLVKCLMFDLVSTLIKTAGELGDTEENPAVIRTEWVTKVMNSESIKDMEKSLLSVVREVCAYAAAKQKQQLQASRSLVLQERSAEILAFIAEHYDQPNLNISLIGEHFGMTPTYLSKLFKEQTGEGLLDTINRFRMDHAKRLLQDSSQSIKSIASQSGFHDINTFIRTFKKYEGVTPGQYQKTL